The window ACCAAAACAGTAAATAACCCTGCTGAAAGCAAGAAGTTCTGCATTCTGGCCCAGATGTGCGGACTGTTGCATGATATCTGCCGTCTTGAAGACGATCATGCCGTTAAGGCTGCTGAATTCTCGGAAATTATTCTTAAGGACTACCCACTTTCAACCGAAGATAAAAACAATATTGCTTTTGCTGTACGCACTCATGAAGCCTTTAAAACCTGGCCCCGGGGGGATACGAGCTCAAGCAGGCTTCTAAGTGCTGCACTTTATGACGCAGACAAGTTTCGCTGGGGGCCTGACAACTTCATAACCACCCTGTGGGAAATATGCTACTACGAAGAGTGGACTTTACAGGAAATTATTGAAAGATTTCCTGCAGGTCTGCAAATGATGGAAAAAATCATAGACACTTTCCGCACACCGACAGGCCGTATTTATGGACCTGAATTCATCAGATGCGGACTTGAAATCGGCTCTGGTGTTTACAGACTTTTGAAACAGGACGTTCCTTGAAAAGTACCTGATAATTTTTAACTCGCAAGCTCTCAAGTTATTATGAATAAACCACATTTCTATTTTCTATCAGTCCTTCTGCTGCTCTCTGCATGTGCCCCCAAAACCCCTGTGGTTCAAGAGGAAGTACACTGGAGATTGTCCCCTGAAGCAAGCCTGACTTACTACTACCTGCGCGCCAGGGATGAACTGGCCCTTGGTAATTTCTACCAGGCTGGAGCTTTGCTGGACAGAGCCCTTGCACACCACCCTGATCCTGATCTTTACATGGAGGCAGCCAGGGCATACTGGCGGGCGGGAGAAAAGGACAAATCCCTGACCAGCATGGAAGAAGCCCTTGATAAGTTTCCTGACAAAGCTCAGCTTTATATTGTCCTCGCAGAACTGTACCTCCTGGAAAACCGTGAGGACGAATCCATGAATGTTCTTGAGAGGTACAGAAGAAATTTTCCTGATGATCTCGATATATATCAGGACCTGGCATCATTTTATATTGAAATGGGCAAATATCCGGAAGTCGTGGATTTGCTGCAGGAAGTTCCATTAGAGCTGAAAACTCCGGAAATGCTTTATTATATCGGACGAGCAAGCAATATGATAGGAGACAGGTCCAAGGCCTTATCGTATCTGCGTCAAGCCACTGAACAAAGACCAGACTTTTTCCAGGCCTGGGCCGAACTTGCATTCATATACGAGCAGGACAGGAATTACCTCAAAGCCATTGAAATTTATAAAAAGCTGCTGCAGTCTGGTCAAAGAAGTCCTGATTTGTATCTGCGTCTTGTTGAACTCCACCTTAAACTCAACAACCCGGATAGTGCTCTCGAAATTTTAGAACAGGGCCCAATAGATTATCAGTTTCGATTAGATGCTGCATATCAGTTTATTCAGAACAGCTTCTATTCCGGGGCCCAGCAGATCTTAGAACAAATCATGGATCGAGGAGCTTATCCTCCCACAGTATACTTTTATCTTGCCCTGACCGCATATCAGGGATGGTCTGACCCGGACAGAGCACTGTCCTACCTCAGTGCCATTCCTGAAGACGACTACTATCATATGCAGTCATTATCCTTCAGCATTCAGATATATTTTGAACAGGAGCAGTATTTTGAAGCTTTGGAACTGTCTGCTTTAGGACAAACACTGCACCCGAGAGAGAGAAGTTTTATTTTATTTGAGGCCATAATACTTGAAACTCTCGAAGAGTATTCAGCTGCCTTGAATGTACTGGAACACGGTCTTGGAAAATGGCCCATGGATACAGATTTTTTATTCAGAAAAGGTGTGGTATGGGATAAAAAAGGCAACAGGGAAAAAACCATTGAGCTCATGGAGAAAATAATAACCATTGACCAGGATCACCATGAAGCCTTGAACTATGTAGGCTATACTCTTGCAGAAAAAAACCGCGACCTTGAAAGGGCACTGGTTTTAATCAACAGGGCCCTGCAATATAGACCATCAAGCGGTCACTATATTGATTCCCTGGCATGGGTCTATTACAAAATGGGTAAATATTCCAAAGCTTGGACAGAAATTCAAAGAGCTGTAGAGTTTCTTGATGATGACCCTATTGTGTGGGAACACTACGGAGACATTGCCCTTGCCTTAGACAAGCCGGACCTGGCTATCTACGGCTACAAGAAAGCCCTGGAATATGATCCTGAAAATCCTGAAGAAATTATGCAAAAAATTGAAACCCTGCATCAGCAGCTTTCCAACAACTAAAGCTGAATGATCCGCAATGAATCATCTTAAACGACTGATAATTCTGATTGTTCTGCTTACTCTGAGCATGGCCTGCGCACCCAAAACAGTCACTTTGGAGCGGCCGGCCCATTTTGTCTGGAAAGATATGCACAACAGAATTCAAACTCTCCCTGAGGATCAGCCATTTCTCATTAACGCATCCATTACCTATATATCTCCTCAAGACAGAAATCGACTACAGGCTGCTGTGTGGGGCAGGCTGGATTATCCCGTCCGGATGGATCTCAGTGCCGGATTTGGACAGACTGTGACCATGTGGTACGAGGATCCTTTTGAATGGCAAGCCTATTTCCCTGGAGAAAACACCAAATACCACCACTACGATGGTCGCATTGGGGCATCATACATTGGGTATGCCAGCCCGTTTAATCTGAGGACCACTGCCAGAATTCTTCTTGGCGATCTGCGGGGCCTTATACCTTCTGAGTATTATGGATTCAGCCGCTGCAACGGATGCTGGGAGTACAGCTTTCAGGACAGCTGGATACAGAGCTTGACCGTGTCCATGAATGGAGAGCTGCTCTCCATGTCCGGTCACGACTGGAAAGTAGAATTTACAGGTTATACTATTGTAGACCAGGCTGCGTATTATTCAAGACTTGAAATGCATCTTCCCGGAGACGAAAAGATCATGATACGCATCAGATCGGTAAAGTTAGAAGAATTAGAGTGGGAACCAGGGCAATTGGAACTTAAAGCCCCTCCGCAGGCTGAACATGTATACCTTCCGGGACTGTAATTTTCTGGTATCTGTTCAGTGCTTAGCTTATGGCACGGGAGCTGGTTCTTCCTGAACCCGCTTATCCCCGATAAATGAAATTTTTGTACAAAAAAATATGTTCAGGTGGGTCCAGCAGTTATAGTGCCCTGCCTCACTAAAAAATCACTATTTTTTCACTCAAGTGACAGTAACGAGGAATTTTTTATGAAACCAGACAATACACTTTGTCACAATTTTAAACACAGCCTGACGCCGCTTCAGCTCTTCGGTGTAGCCTGGAAGCTGATATTAACAGAGATGAAGTGGTCTTTCACCTATTACTTCCATAGATGGGAAACAAGACAGCTTCGCAAACGTCTCAGGCAGGAAGAGGAAAGGCTCGGCACCCTTTTGCTGAAACATGCCCAAACGAATGATACAGCTTATGACAAAAACACCGAATTAGGCCTTGCTTTGGAACAGGCAGGCATGCTTAAAGACGAAATAATTTATCTACAACAAGAATACCAGGCCAGAAGAGATCTGTTCGTCCAGGAACGTGGATACAGATACCTGGATTCCAAGGACTAATTTATGCAAAACGAGGCAACAACTAAACAGCTTTTTTTTGGATCAGATCACGCTGGATATGAACTCAAACAATTTCTTATGAATCTATTCAGACAGGAATATACTGTTATTGATGTAGGAGCTATGGATAAATCAAGCTGTGATTATCCTGTTTACGCCACAAAGCTGTGTGACTCCGTACTGGAGCATGAAGCCCCAGGCATTCTCATCTGCGGTTCAGGCATTGGCATGTCCATGACCGCCAACCGTATAAAAGGCATCAGAGCGGCTCTCTGCCTCAATGAATATATGGCTGTCATGTCCAGAAAACACAACAATGCCAATGTGTTATGTCTTGGTGAGAGAATTATCGGCATTGACCTTGCCTCTGCCATTGCCAGGGCCTTCCTGTCTGCCCGGTTTGAAGGCGGCAGGCACTTGAAAAGAATTGAACTTATTGACGAACTGGTGCCAACATAAGACCCTTTGCGCATAAAAGTCATCACTTACAGTTAACTACAATTTTTTTGCTTATAAAATCAGATGTGTACAGTTTTCACATTGTGACGATTTTTGCTTATGAATGATGCACATTTGCCAGAAAAGTTACGTCAAAGATGGAAACTTTACGCCTGGCACAGCTTCCTGCCCGGAGGCTTACAGCCCGGAGGGGGACTGTCCCTCGCTGTGTAGATTTTTTCATCAAAGCAAATTTCTTCCAGGAACCAACGCAGTATCAATCTTTTTTATAGTACCTCGCGGGGACTGTCCCAATTTCCAAATATGGGACTGCTCTTCAATGTGGAGGCGGCTTCCAGCCGCCTGGAATTAAATAGCCTGCAGGATGCAGGCTCCACTTTAAAGACAGTTACTCGCAGGTTCGGTCCCGGGCCGCCCCAGGGGAACAAATATGTGACAGTTCTTCAAGGTGGAGGCGGCTTCCAGCCGCCTGGAATTAAATAGCCTGCAGGATGCAGGCTCCACTTTAAAGACAGTCACTCCCAAGTTCGCTCCCGGCCCCCCCGGGCAAGGAGCAAATAATTAACTTTTAACCCAGTTTAATGGAAACTTTTATGACAAACCAAATTGATCAACAAGCTGTTAATGTAATTAAAGGCCTGATAATGGATGCAACCCGCAGGGCTAATTCCGGCCATCCCGGCGGGGCCATGTCTTCAGCTGATTATCTGTACATTCTTTACAAGGATTTTCTCAAATTTGATCCTGAAGATGACCAATGGTTTGACCGTGACAGGTTTGTTCTTTCTGCAGGACATGAATCAATGCTCTTATACAGCCTTCTTTGCATGAGCGGATTCCTCACTCTTGATGATTTAAAAAATTTTCGCCAGTGGGGAAGCAAGACACCCGGCCACCCTGAACATCATATGACCAGAGGAGTTGAAGCTACCACCGGCCCTCTCGGCCAGGGTTTTGGAATGGGAGTTGGCATGGCTGTGGCTGAATCCTTTCTGCGCTCAAAGCTTGGTGCGGACATATGCGATCATTTTACTTATGTGCTGGCTTCCGACGGTGATCTACAGGAACCTATAGCACTTGGCAGCGCAGCCCTGGCTGGCGGATGGGGCCTCAGCAAGCTCATAGTGTATTATGACAGCAATAAAATACAGCTGGCAGGACCTACAGACAGAGCTGACTGTTCAGATTACAAAAAAATATTTGATGCCTTTTGCTGGCAGGTACTTGAAATCGACGGCCATGACCATGATCAGATCAAAAAGGCAATTAACGCTGCCAGACTTGAAGACCAGAGACCCACTCTTATTATCGGGCACACCACAATGGCTAAAGGAAGTGCCACCATGGAAGGTAGCGAGGATACCCACGGTGCTCCTTTTTCTGCTGAAGAAATCAACAAAACAAAAGAAAACCTTCACTTGCCCTCAGATAAAGAATTTTACCTGCCATCTGAAGTAGTTGATCATTTTCAGCACAGATTTTCCAGTCTGAGTGAAAAGGCTGATGCCTGGAAACGCAAACTGGATGATCTTTTACAGACCAATGAAAACCTTAATCAATTCTGGCAGGTAATCAACTCCCCTCTTGATGTTGACAAAATAAAACTCCCTGAGTTTGAACCAGAAAAGGCAGTTGCTACTCGCAAAGCTTTTGGCGCTTGCCTTAACTCATTAATGCATGATCTGCCTAATCTCCTGGGAGGATCAGCAGACCTTGACCCATCCAACCAGACTGTAAAATTCAGAGAAACAGCAGGAATTTTCCACAACATCAACAATCCCTCAGGCAGATATCTCCCCTTTGGTGTACGAGAGTTTCCCATGGCCGCCATTCTAAATGGAATGGCATTGCACAAAGGTACTATCGGCTTTGGAGCAACTTTTCTGGTTTTTTCAGATTACGCCAGAAATGCTTTGCGCATGGCTGCCCTGCAGATGTTGCCCGTAATTCATATTTTCACTCATGACTCTTTTTATGTAGGCGAAGACGGGCCTACCCATCAGCCAGTAGAGCATATAAGTTCACTCAGGCTTATACCCAATATGCATGTCCACCGCCCGGCTGATGCTCAGGAAACCAGAATCTGCCTGAAACTGGCTCTGAGCCAGACTGAGACTCCCAGCGCTGTCATGCTCACCAGACAGGGTGTGCCAACCTTGGACATGGCCCAATATCCCCATTTGGAAAAAGGTGTTAAGCGTGGAGCTTATATTTTAAAAGATGCACAAGACCCTGAAGCCATAATCATAGCCACAGGCTCTGAAGTGCACATTGCCCTGGAAACTGCAGAACGACTCAGGCCTGCCCGTATCCGTGTAGTCAGCGCCCCCTGCTTAGAAATCTTCCAGCAGCAGGATGATGATTACAAAGAACAGGTATTGCCCAGAACTGTCAGAAAAAGATTTGCCATAGAAGCCGGTAAAGGCGACATCTGGTACCGTTATGTGGGATTAGACGGACATGTATACAGTCTGGAAAGATTTGGAGAGTCAGCTCCAGGAAAAGTGCTGGCTGATGAGTTTGGCTTTACAGCAGATAAGTTTACCCGGTATGTTCAGGAAGAACTGCAGAAATAAGCATAAAATTACTACCTGACAGTTTAGCTGGCCTCCTTACGTTCCTTTAATAAAGTGCTTACAATTAAGTTATTATCTTCCACAAATATGAATATGCCCGTCCGGGACTTTACCCGGACGGGCAATATGAAAGCATGTCAAAACTTAAATTACTACAACCCCATGTCCTCATTAATAAGCACAACAATTATCCTTCCTTTGGGAAAAGATTTCTCAGTAATAGTCCAGACATTGCAAATACGATCAGGACTGTTGCAGTCATGGCAATATGCTGTTTTGGCACAGGGAGTCTTCTTATCTAAGCGCATGGTGTTGGCTGGAGCAGCATAATCCTTAATGCGATCCATGGCTTCGTCAATGTCAGCCACTACTTTGTTACGCCCCGTTAAAATCAGTACATTTCGCGGTCCAAAGGCAATGGCTCCCACCCTGTTTCCAAACATGTCCAGATTGACGAGAAAGCCCTGCTCTGTAATAGCATTGGTCCCGCAAACAAAAAGGTCGCTCAGCAAAGCCTGTCGTCGCAGCTCATAGGCAGCTTCAGGCCCTGCAGATTTGTCATAGGTATCCATAACACTGCATTCCTGATTTGACCTTAAAGCTTCATACAGACCCGTATCCTTAAAAGTAACCGATCCTCCCCAGCTTATAGTCTCAGGCTTTAACCCCGGGATAATGGAGTTCAGGACCAGCTCCTTTGCTTCATACCTGTCCTGGGCAAGAAAGCATTCAAAATTATTTTCCTCAAGATTCTCCTTAATCCGTTCCAGCTTGATATTCCAGAATTTCTTGACTTCACTACTCATTTTTTCTCCTTTTTTCGTGGTATTTGATCAGCGAGTTATAATCTATTTCCGCAAATGTTACAAAGCATCAAATACAGAGATTCGCTGTTTGCAGGTTTTGGCGATTTTCACGGAAGATTCATTCACAACATAACAAAAGGGTACCTTCAAAAATCGAAACTATGCGCTTGCAAATCTTCTGCTTCACCAGTACTTGTGCCCTTACCGTAACCACCAACATGCTGGTTGGCAACTCTTAACACTGCATAGAAACTTATTTCATCGTAATAGTTTAGCCATTTGCATGTGGCACGGGGACTGGCTCTTCCGGGACCCACTTGTCTCAAAAGTGAGACGTTTAAATCATCGGTTGATCCTCAAGTGGCGCCCAGAGTGCCTGTCCCCTGCTTTCCTTAAAAAGGGCTAAACTATTACATTTCATCTATCCGCAGAAAGGGATCTGGCTTCTTTGCTGCCTGGTTTATAAATTCCTTGAACCTTTTTCGCAGCAATGATAACTTCTAAGTAACTAAAATCAAATTATCAACAAAATCAGACGGTTATAGTTTTCACAATTTTAAGATTTTTACATATGATTGATTCTCAATTACNNNNNNNNNNTTCCAGGAACCAATGCAGCATCAATCTTTTTTATAGTACCTCGCGGGGACTGTCCCAATTTCCAGAAAAGTGACAGACTCGTAAAGTTACTCACAGGTTCGGTCCTGGGCCACCCAGGTGAGACGCTCACAACTACCAAAAGGAAATTCTAAGCATGAGCAGTGATAAAATAGAAAAATTCCACAACTCCATTATACAGCACGGCCCCTTAAATCAAAGAATATACCTCATGCACCTTAGTCCTGATGACTATCCGCAAATCATTCCCGACCTCAAAAATTTTGCATTACAGCACGGCTACACAAAAATTTTTGCCAAAGTTCCATGCAATCTCAGCAGTCACTTTACTGAAGCTGGGTATATGAAAGAAGCTCATGTGCCCGGTATGTATCAGGGCCGGAATGATGGATGCTTTATGGGTCTTTTTCTTGATGAAATGCGCATGATTCCCTATAACGCTGAACTAATGAGACAGGTGCTTCAAGCTGCCACAGACCGAAAAGCTAAGCCACTTACTAATCAACCCCCGCCCAACTATAAAGTCAGACAGCTTGGGCCGGACGATGCTCAGAATATGGCGGAAGTTTATTCCCAAACCTTTGAGACGTACCCATTTCCTGTATTTAATCCTGACTACCTTGTACAAACCATGCAGGAAAACATTTCTTACTTCGGCATCTTTGCTGATAGCAATCTGGTTGCACTGTCATCAGCGGAAACAGATCAGGAAGCAGGAGCCGCTGAAGTGACCGATTTTGCTACCTTGATGTCTTACCGGGGCCAAAGGCTTGGAAGAGTGCTTATTCACTCCATGCTTCAAAGTATGAAGCAGGAAAAAATACTTACCCTTTACAGCATAGCCAGGTCTGTCTCATATGGCATGAACATTACTCTGGCCAGGTCAGGATTCAGGTTCACCGGTGTTCTCATCAACAACACCCATATCGCCGGAAACATGGAAAGCATGAATGTCTGGTACTTGTCGCTATAGCCTCAAATACAACAGGTTCTAAGTAACTACAAACGTATATGTAATAAATTCAAAGCATTACGGTTTTACCATACAGATTGCTTCGGTCGCTTAGGTTCCCTCGTGGGTGACAGGTTTTCAGCAACTACACCCCTGACAGCTCAGCTGTCATTGCGAGCGAGTCTTCGAGCGCGGCAATCTCTATCGCGCTAAGGCTATTACCTCTTTTTTTGTGGCTCAAGCCACATTTCAAAGAAGCGGCTGGAGCCGCAAGAACAAGACGTCCCCAAGCTGGAGCCTGGGAACGAGTGGTGTAAGTTCCTCACAAGTTCGGTCCAGGCCGCCCAGGTCAGGAGCTTCAAAATTTAAAGTCCAGTTATGCCCCAAAATTAACGACCCTAATTTTATCTAAGTTGTGGGCACAGCCCGCATTAGTAACTGATAACCCAATAACAACCAAAAAACGGAGAACAACAATGTCCAATGAAACTGAAATTGCCAAACTGTCCTATCCTGAAAGCCCCAAAATCGTAACCAAGGAAATTCCAGGCCCAAAATCACAGGAAATACTGAAAAAATCTCATGAATCCGAATCTATGGCACGTGGTGCTGGGGCTTTCCCCTTTGTTTTTGACACTGGACAAGGGGCAACTGTTCAGGATCCTGACGGCAATATCCTCATTGATATTTCTGCAGGGGTTGCTGTCAGTTCCATTGGACGCGGTCATCCGGAAGTAATCAAAGCCATTGAACAGCAGTCCAGACAACTCATGCATGCCGGTGACATGTCCAACACCCGCAGAACTGAACTTGCCCAGGCCATCTCTGCAATCATGCCTGGTGAACTGAAAAACAACACCATCACCTACTTTGCCCAAAGCGGCAGCGGTGCTGTGGAAAGTGCCATCAAGTTTGTGCGCATGATTACCGGAAGACAACAGATAGTTGCTTTTCACGGTGCATATCATGGCGTCTGGATGGGGTGCGGTTCTCTTACTACCGGAGACAAGTACAGGGCAGGTTTTGGACCTCACATGCCCGGGGTCATCCATGTGCCCTACCCTTACTGCTACCGCTGCTGTTTCAATCTTGAATACCCGGGATGTGATCTGCAATGCGCCAAGTATGTAGATTATGTCCTCAACACCCCGTATACTGGAGCAGATGATGTAGGCGCGCTGATTTTTGAACCGCAACAGGGAGAAGGCGGATATGTGATCCCTCCCAAGGGATACGTTGAAATCATCAAAAAAGCATGTGAAAAACATGGTGCCCTTTTCATTGCCGACGAAATCCAGGCCGGAGCCGGTAGATCCGGGAAAATGTGGTCCATAGAACATACCGATATTACTCCAGATATGATTACCTGGGGCAAAGGTATGGGAGGTGATCTGCCCATGGCCGGACTGTCCATGCGCAAAGACCTGGCCCTTAAAGTAAAAGAGGCTACCCAGCCCAATACCTTTGCGGGTAATGCCCTTTCTTCCGTGGTGACCATGACCAATCTGAAAGTACTGACAGCTGATAAAAATGCCCTCATTACCAGAGCAGGCAATCTGGGAGAGCAAATCAAAAAATGGCTCCTTCAGGAGACAGAAGCTACAGGACTTGTTGGTGATATCAGAGGCAGAGGTCTTTTTATCGGCATTGAAATGGTTAAAGATGTTCAAACCAGAGAACCCCTTGATCAGAATTCCATGCTCAAACTGATTGTCACCATGCTCAATAAGGGCGTGATCATGATCCCCTGTGGACGCAATGGCAATGTCTTTCGCTTCATGCCTCCACTGGTTCTCACTGAAAAACAGGCCAGAAAAGCTGTTGAAATCTTTGCCGATTCAGTCAAAAGCCTGTAATACTCTCTATTTTGACTTTGCAGATATCAGAATGCAAAAGTCAGATACCTGCCATTACTTATCGAAACACCTTAGGCTCCATGGATTGTCACATCAATCCATGGAGTTTATGGTATCAAATTTGAAATTAATATATTTAAATAATCCTGGACTTAGCAAGTAGTGCCAATGAAGTTCCCCCCGCCAAAAAACTGGACAAGGAGTTAAGGTGGATTTTATGAACATCCTCAAGTCCAGAATTGGGAGGAAAAATATCCAGACGAAAAAATCACAGCGCTTCTTTCAAAGCCCAGGTAGCCCTGCAGGCATAAAATGGAGATATATCATGCCAACTATTTCACTATTTTATGGAATAATAATTTACATGTTTTATTTCGATAACAAAGAACATAAAGCGCCTTGAACAGCGCCTCATATTCATGCGAATTATGCTGAATATGACGCAGTCATTTCAATACCAGAAGGTGAAGTTTTAAGTGGTGAAATGCCAGAGAATAAACTTAAATTGATAAAAGCATGGGTTGAAATCCATCAAGAAGATTTGAGGCCAATTGGAAATTGGCAGTTGAAGGTCATCAACCACATAAAATTTAACCATTGAGGTGAAGAATGTTAAAGGTAAAAAAAGTCAATGCAAATAATGATTATACCCTGTTTGTTGAATTGTCTGATGGATGAACAGGGATATTTGACGTTAAACCGTATATTGAAAAGGGCGTATTTAGACAACTACAAGATATTAATTACTTTAAACAGGTAAAGCCCTTCTTTTGCGGAATCACTTGGCCAAATGAGCAGGATTTAAGTGCTGATACGATCGCATGTGAACTAAAACAAGTTGAAATTGCATAACCAACCAGGGTGGAAGGAAGCCAACAGGGACAATATGTTGCCAGTTTAGTTATGATGCCAGTATCCCGCAAGGCAAAAGCCAACAGAAACAGACAAAACATGCTGATTTTGGAGAAACCTCTGTGGGAAAAATGCTGCACAGAAAGGCAAACTTTAAAATGCCCAAGACACCCTGATAGACCCAGCCTCGGAGCTTTACGGTCCACTTCCTGAGTATTTTTTATCTAAAATCTTACCCATTTGCCTCCCTGCCCAATTCTGAAAAATTAAGAGTCAGCATGGACAGGTTGAACTTGCACTCTGCTTCAAACTGTCGCAGTATAGATAAGGCTTTCTCCTCCCTTTTGATACCTACATCATGAGATGAACTTTCTACGCAAGCTAAAATTGTAGCAGTTCAGCCGTTTGAAGGAAAGCTAAACAGATACATAACAGGCTTGCAATTAACAGTAAGTCACTACTACA is drawn from Desulfonatronovibrio magnus and contains these coding sequences:
- a CDS encoding aspartate aminotransferase family protein is translated as MSNETEIAKLSYPESPKIVTKEIPGPKSQEILKKSHESESMARGAGAFPFVFDTGQGATVQDPDGNILIDISAGVAVSSIGRGHPEVIKAIEQQSRQLMHAGDMSNTRRTELAQAISAIMPGELKNNTITYFAQSGSGAVESAIKFVRMITGRQQIVAFHGAYHGVWMGCGSLTTGDKYRAGFGPHMPGVIHVPYPYCYRCCFNLEYPGCDLQCAKYVDYVLNTPYTGADDVGALIFEPQQGEGGYVIPPKGYVEIIKKACEKHGALFIADEIQAGAGRSGKMWSIEHTDITPDMITWGKGMGGDLPMAGLSMRKDLALKVKEATQPNTFAGNALSSVVTMTNLKVLTADKNALITRAGNLGEQIKKWLLQETEATGLVGDIRGRGLFIGIEMVKDVQTREPLDQNSMLKLIVTMLNKGVIMIPCGRNGNVFRFMPPLVLTEKQARKAVEIFADSVKSL
- a CDS encoding DUF4160 domain-containing protein; amino-acid sequence: MHANYAEYDAVISIPEGEVLSGEMPENKLKLIKAWVEIHQEDLRPIGNWQLKVINHIKFNH
- a CDS encoding tetratricopeptide repeat protein; the protein is MNKPHFYFLSVLLLLSACAPKTPVVQEEVHWRLSPEASLTYYYLRARDELALGNFYQAGALLDRALAHHPDPDLYMEAARAYWRAGEKDKSLTSMEEALDKFPDKAQLYIVLAELYLLENREDESMNVLERYRRNFPDDLDIYQDLASFYIEMGKYPEVVDLLQEVPLELKTPEMLYYIGRASNMIGDRSKALSYLRQATEQRPDFFQAWAELAFIYEQDRNYLKAIEIYKKLLQSGQRSPDLYLRLVELHLKLNNPDSALEILEQGPIDYQFRLDAAYQFIQNSFYSGAQQILEQIMDRGAYPPTVYFYLALTAYQGWSDPDRALSYLSAIPEDDYYHMQSLSFSIQIYFEQEQYFEALELSALGQTLHPRERSFILFEAIILETLEEYSAALNVLEHGLGKWPMDTDFLFRKGVVWDKKGNREKTIELMEKIITIDQDHHEALNYVGYTLAEKNRDLERALVLINRALQYRPSSGHYIDSLAWVYYKMGKYSKAWTEIQRAVEFLDDDPIVWEHYGDIALALDKPDLAIYGYKKALEYDPENPEEIMQKIETLHQQLSNN
- the ablB gene encoding putative beta-lysine N-acetyltransferase, translated to MSSDKIEKFHNSIIQHGPLNQRIYLMHLSPDDYPQIIPDLKNFALQHGYTKIFAKVPCNLSSHFTEAGYMKEAHVPGMYQGRNDGCFMGLFLDEMRMIPYNAELMRQVLQAATDRKAKPLTNQPPPNYKVRQLGPDDAQNMAEVYSQTFETYPFPVFNPDYLVQTMQENISYFGIFADSNLVALSSAETDQEAGAAEVTDFATLMSYRGQRLGRVLIHSMLQSMKQEKILTLYSIARSVSYGMNITLARSGFRFTGVLINNTHIAGNMESMNVWYLSL
- a CDS encoding DUF2442 domain-containing protein; its protein translation is MFDVKPYIEKGVFRQLQDINYFKQVKPFFCGITWPNEQDLSADTIACELKQVEIA
- the tkt gene encoding transketolase, which gives rise to MTNQIDQQAVNVIKGLIMDATRRANSGHPGGAMSSADYLYILYKDFLKFDPEDDQWFDRDRFVLSAGHESMLLYSLLCMSGFLTLDDLKNFRQWGSKTPGHPEHHMTRGVEATTGPLGQGFGMGVGMAVAESFLRSKLGADICDHFTYVLASDGDLQEPIALGSAALAGGWGLSKLIVYYDSNKIQLAGPTDRADCSDYKKIFDAFCWQVLEIDGHDHDQIKKAINAARLEDQRPTLIIGHTTMAKGSATMEGSEDTHGAPFSAEEINKTKENLHLPSDKEFYLPSEVVDHFQHRFSSLSEKADAWKRKLDDLLQTNENLNQFWQVINSPLDVDKIKLPEFEPEKAVATRKAFGACLNSLMHDLPNLLGGSADLDPSNQTVKFRETAGIFHNINNPSGRYLPFGVREFPMAAILNGMALHKGTIGFGATFLVFSDYARNALRMAALQMLPVIHIFTHDSFYVGEDGPTHQPVEHISSLRLIPNMHVHRPADAQETRICLKLALSQTETPSAVMLTRQGVPTLDMAQYPHLEKGVKRGAYILKDAQDPEAIIIATGSEVHIALETAERLRPARIRVVSAPCLEIFQQQDDDYKEQVLPRTVRKRFAIEAGKGDIWYRYVGLDGHVYSLERFGESAPGKVLADEFGFTADKFTRYVQEELQK
- the rpiB gene encoding ribose 5-phosphate isomerase B, which produces MQNEATTKQLFFGSDHAGYELKQFLMNLFRQEYTVIDVGAMDKSSCDYPVYATKLCDSVLEHEAPGILICGSGIGMSMTANRIKGIRAALCLNEYMAVMSRKHNNANVLCLGERIIGIDLASAIARAFLSARFEGGRHLKRIELIDELVPT
- a CDS encoding lactate utilization protein; translated protein: MSSEVKKFWNIKLERIKENLEENNFECFLAQDRYEAKELVLNSIIPGLKPETISWGGSVTFKDTGLYEALRSNQECSVMDTYDKSAGPEAAYELRRQALLSDLFVCGTNAITEQGFLVNLDMFGNRVGAIAFGPRNVLILTGRNKVVADIDEAMDRIKDYAAPANTMRLDKKTPCAKTAYCHDCNSPDRICNVWTITEKSFPKGRIIVVLINEDMGL